The Arthrobacter russicus genome has a segment encoding these proteins:
- a CDS encoding SOS response-associated peptidase, with translation MDRSYAVRMCGRYVAELKTFWADNFWKIYRGQDVSFEWEDRFSVAPSNHAPILREHLDEDGEVRRVIETAKWGYEAPWVTEGDKKPRPINATIEKLNTSGMWKPPLSSQRIVVPMSGYYEFVPTMVDGKEVKVPHFIHHREGALLMAAGLCSARETPEGWVHTYTIVTRPGKDAAGEVHDRMPAFLTAEGVDHWLAPEKLDQGGRAEIVDWLEAESERLTPDLVEYAVDRKLNNTRTVNPFDPTLILPAPV, from the coding sequence ATGGATCGGTCGTATGCTGTGCGCATGTGTGGGCGCTACGTGGCTGAGCTGAAAACTTTCTGGGCAGATAATTTTTGGAAGATCTACCGGGGCCAGGACGTGTCCTTCGAGTGGGAAGACCGCTTTAGTGTGGCTCCGTCGAATCATGCGCCGATCCTGCGGGAGCACCTGGACGAGGACGGCGAGGTGCGACGGGTCATCGAGACCGCGAAGTGGGGCTATGAAGCTCCCTGGGTCACAGAGGGCGATAAGAAGCCGCGCCCGATCAACGCGACGATTGAGAAGCTGAATACAAGCGGGATGTGGAAGCCTCCACTGTCATCTCAGCGGATCGTGGTCCCGATGTCCGGGTATTACGAATTCGTGCCCACAATGGTTGACGGCAAGGAAGTGAAGGTGCCGCACTTCATCCACCATCGCGAAGGGGCTTTGCTGATGGCTGCTGGGCTGTGCAGTGCACGGGAGACCCCGGAAGGCTGGGTCCACACCTACACGATTGTGACCAGGCCCGGTAAAGACGCTGCCGGGGAGGTCCACGACCGGATGCCAGCTTTCCTCACTGCTGAGGGTGTGGATCACTGGCTGGCCCCGGAGAAGCTGGACCAGGGCGGCCGGGCTGAGATCGTGGATTGGCTAGAAGCCGAATCGGAGCGGCTGACCCCCGATCTGGTCGAATACGCGGTGGACCGGAAACTGAACAATACGAGGACGGTCAACCCTTTTGACCCTACGTT
- a CDS encoding DUF732 domain-containing protein, translating to MNISLKRTMFSFALVAAGIASIAGCASPERTMSDQSFVADVRPLLSEEGLGGQKDADLVQMAKDTCKQLEGGATADEVMVPVRVADTTVLAAEIGVVIGAAKIYYCPAQK from the coding sequence ATGAATATTTCACTGAAAAGAACCATGTTTTCGTTTGCTCTTGTGGCCGCGGGCATCGCTTCGATCGCGGGCTGCGCTTCGCCGGAAAGGACTATGTCTGATCAGTCGTTTGTTGCTGATGTGCGCCCGCTGCTCTCAGAAGAGGGTCTAGGAGGGCAAAAGGACGCGGACCTGGTCCAGATGGCCAAAGACACTTGTAAGCAGCTTGAAGGGGGCGCAACGGCCGATGAGGTCATGGTCCCGGTGCGTGTCGCGGACACGACAGTGCTCGCAGCGGAGATCGGCGTCGTGATCGGTGCCGCGAAGATCTATTACTGTCCGGCACAAAAATAG
- a CDS encoding glycosyltransferase translates to MTPTREAAEPRKPLVILIAAETYPPTMNGAAQFCYRLAKGMGARGHEIHVLAPQPEVGPSYTEIRPEAEVHRLRSHAMFTNPDFRICFPWEIKREISQLFDRIKPDVVHIQCHYMIGKATMEECVRRGIRVISTNHFMPENLNPFLPFPEWFLKIIARNSWRDMGKIMRKGAVVTTPTQLAADAMKKLAKLDQVLAVSNGIDSAAYELQPGEEIDRPDYPTVLFAGRLAEEKHVDVLIRAIGKLPEELNAHLEIVGGGEVRPALEDLVAKLGLADRVRFLGLISDEELREAYIRASVFAMPGTAELQSLVSLEAASASTPLVLADAMALPHLIDGDKNGFLFRPGDSDDLAAKIRTILELPEAERAAMGAASKAVAERHSLAATLSTFEDLYYGAGYADVLAGHSN, encoded by the coding sequence GTGACCCCGACTCGTGAAGCTGCCGAGCCACGCAAGCCCCTGGTGATTTTGATCGCGGCGGAAACCTACCCGCCGACCATGAACGGTGCGGCGCAGTTCTGCTACCGCCTGGCCAAGGGAATGGGCGCCCGCGGGCACGAAATTCACGTTTTGGCACCGCAGCCGGAGGTCGGGCCCAGCTACACCGAGATCCGGCCCGAGGCCGAGGTGCACCGGCTGCGTTCGCACGCGATGTTCACGAATCCGGACTTCCGGATTTGCTTCCCCTGGGAGATCAAGCGCGAAATCTCGCAGCTCTTCGATCGGATCAAACCCGATGTGGTGCACATCCAGTGCCACTACATGATCGGCAAGGCCACCATGGAGGAATGCGTCCGGCGCGGCATCCGGGTGATTTCCACCAACCACTTCATGCCGGAGAACCTGAATCCGTTCTTGCCGTTCCCGGAGTGGTTCCTGAAGATCATCGCCCGAAACTCTTGGCGGGACATGGGCAAGATCATGCGCAAAGGCGCCGTGGTCACCACCCCGACGCAGTTGGCCGCCGATGCGATGAAGAAGCTGGCCAAACTCGACCAGGTGCTGGCGGTCTCCAACGGCATCGATTCGGCGGCCTACGAGTTGCAGCCCGGCGAAGAAATCGACCGGCCCGACTATCCGACGGTGCTCTTCGCCGGCCGACTCGCCGAGGAAAAGCACGTCGACGTGCTGATCCGGGCGATCGGCAAGCTGCCGGAGGAACTGAACGCGCATCTGGAGATCGTCGGCGGCGGCGAAGTCCGACCGGCGTTGGAAGATCTGGTCGCGAAGCTGGGCTTGGCGGACCGGGTGCGCTTCCTGGGACTGATCTCGGACGAGGAATTGCGCGAAGCCTATATCCGCGCTTCGGTGTTCGCGATGCCCGGTACCGCGGAGTTGCAGTCGCTGGTTTCGCTGGAAGCAGCCAGTGCCTCCACGCCGCTGGTTTTGGCCGACGCGATGGCCTTGCCGCACCTGATCGACGGCGACAAGAACGGCTTCTTGTTCCGGCCCGGCGACAGCGACGATCTGGCGGCCAAGATCCGCACGATCCTGGAGTTGCCGGAAGCCGAACGGGCGGCCATGGGGGCCGCGAGCAAAGCCGTGGCCGAGCGGCACAGCCTGGCCGCGACGCTGAGCACGTTCGAGGACCTCTACTACGGCGCCGGCTATGCAGACGTGCTGGCCGGGCACAGCAACTGA
- a CDS encoding DMT family transporter: MIWIAVACAVAGAFFLAFGAQRQGSAVQANTGGLALGGNGFMRLLRNPRWVFGLLLLGAGMLLNVVALSMGTLTVIQPIGAIALVITTVVNSKDQGIRLNRATIVAITACVAGSAIFVLLAVNVVRENTHVTAEEELTIALLLVIVIAVFGGSVLLWRHRLKAFFYIIGAGVLFGFVAVLTRIISKQLLDPNGLFLLNVQWYSIVAIAAAGGLGSWFVQSAYASGPPDLVIAGLTVVDPMIGIAIGIIILNELQPNVPAVIAIAMGASALLAIVGVVALSRHHPDVVKRKRDARDAAKRAQRK, translated from the coding sequence ATGATCTGGATCGCGGTCGCCTGCGCGGTCGCCGGCGCGTTCTTCCTGGCTTTCGGTGCGCAACGGCAGGGCAGCGCGGTACAGGCGAACACCGGTGGTCTAGCCTTGGGCGGCAACGGGTTCATGCGCTTGTTGCGCAATCCGCGCTGGGTTTTCGGATTGTTGCTGCTGGGCGCCGGGATGCTGCTCAACGTCGTCGCGCTCAGCATGGGGACCTTGACCGTGATCCAGCCGATCGGCGCGATCGCGCTGGTGATCACCACGGTGGTCAATTCGAAAGACCAGGGGATCCGGCTGAACCGGGCCACCATCGTGGCGATTACCGCCTGCGTCGCCGGGAGCGCGATTTTCGTGCTGCTCGCGGTCAATGTGGTGCGTGAGAATACTCACGTCACAGCCGAAGAAGAACTGACCATCGCGCTGCTGTTGGTGATCGTGATCGCAGTCTTCGGCGGTTCGGTGCTGCTGTGGCGGCATCGGCTGAAGGCGTTTTTCTACATCATCGGAGCCGGGGTGCTGTTCGGCTTCGTGGCCGTGCTCACCCGGATCATTTCGAAACAGCTGCTGGACCCGAACGGCTTGTTCCTGCTGAATGTGCAGTGGTATTCGATCGTCGCGATCGCCGCCGCCGGGGGGTTGGGCTCCTGGTTCGTGCAGAGCGCCTACGCCTCCGGACCGCCGGATTTGGTGATCGCCGGCCTCACCGTGGTGGACCCGATGATCGGGATCGCGATCGGGATCATCATTTTGAATGAACTTCAACCCAATGTGCCCGCCGTGATCGCAATTGCCATGGGTGCGTCCGCATTGCTTGCTATCGTGGGTGTCGTTGCGCTCTCGAGGCACCACCCGGACGTGGTGAAACGCAAACGGGACGCCCGGGATGCGGCCAAGCGGGCGCAGCGGAAATAG
- a CDS encoding CDP-alcohol phosphatidyltransferase family protein, whose translation MRLIGAGSRPGRPIVDHDRIFTIPNALTVVRFLGVPLFVWLVLAKDEYGWAVLVLAVMGSTDWVDGYIARRFDQASKLGRILDPVADRIALITVAITLVIAGIAPLWLLAVIVLPDAVLTTTSLLFFRWHPDLPVSIIGKLRTAALLLGTPMLLLARAIGAEPNALTYIAWTFLVLGIIGHLIAAYNYFWAIVRKHRELHFPLPEAGSAEPTERGKA comes from the coding sequence ATGAGACTGATCGGCGCTGGCTCGCGTCCCGGGCGGCCGATCGTGGACCACGACCGGATCTTCACCATCCCGAACGCGCTCACCGTGGTCCGCTTTCTCGGGGTTCCGCTGTTCGTCTGGTTGGTCTTGGCCAAGGACGAGTACGGCTGGGCGGTGCTCGTGCTCGCGGTCATGGGCAGCACCGACTGGGTCGACGGCTACATCGCCCGGCGCTTCGACCAGGCGTCGAAGCTGGGCCGGATCCTCGATCCGGTGGCGGACCGGATCGCCCTGATCACCGTCGCGATCACCTTGGTGATCGCGGGGATCGCGCCGTTGTGGCTGCTCGCCGTCATCGTGCTTCCGGACGCAGTGCTGACCACGACCTCGCTGCTGTTCTTCCGCTGGCACCCGGATCTGCCGGTCAGCATCATCGGAAAGCTGCGCACTGCAGCACTGCTGCTCGGTACTCCGATGCTGCTGCTGGCCCGGGCGATCGGTGCCGAACCGAATGCCCTGACCTATATCGCTTGGACCTTTCTGGTACTCGGCATCATCGGGCACCTGATCGCGGCCTACAACTATTTCTGGGCCATCGTGCGCAAGCACCGGGAACTGCATTTCCCCTTGCCCGAGGCCGGTTCCGCCGAGCCGACGGAACGCGGCAAAGCATGA
- a CDS encoding phage holin family protein: MSSPRTDSAGAPGDNSLLGNAQALFRLAPRQFSDEISLAKAELKSKAGLLGFGAGMFGAALVVLGLLVIALVVAAIMGLATVMWPWLAALVVAFFFLVLIAIAVLWGLKKVKQALPLLPEEAIRGIKHDIGVLSQGAEFDPQTLVKPELSKAEKQALKEEKAAKAAEAKAEQEAKAAEADPVPSEAELRERIETRRKHLLRVRESLIERMDVKKQAKQLIDDPDSALNQARERWLPWSIAAVSTATFFVLLRKLLKR, encoded by the coding sequence ATGAGTAGTCCCCGAACCGATTCAGCCGGTGCACCCGGCGACAACTCGCTGCTCGGCAATGCCCAGGCCCTTTTCCGATTGGCGCCCCGGCAGTTCAGCGACGAGATCAGCCTGGCCAAGGCCGAGCTCAAAAGCAAAGCCGGGCTGCTCGGCTTCGGCGCCGGAATGTTCGGTGCGGCCCTGGTGGTGCTCGGGCTGCTCGTCATCGCCCTGGTGGTCGCCGCGATCATGGGCCTGGCCACGGTCATGTGGCCGTGGCTGGCAGCCTTGGTGGTGGCCTTCTTCTTCCTGGTGCTGATTGCGATTGCGGTGCTCTGGGGGCTGAAAAAGGTCAAACAAGCGCTTCCGCTGCTGCCGGAAGAGGCAATCCGCGGGATCAAGCACGATATCGGCGTGCTCAGCCAAGGCGCCGAATTCGATCCGCAGACCTTGGTCAAACCCGAGTTGAGCAAAGCCGAGAAGCAAGCACTCAAAGAAGAAAAGGCGGCCAAAGCCGCCGAAGCCAAGGCCGAGCAGGAAGCGAAAGCCGCCGAAGCCGATCCGGTGCCGTCCGAAGCCGAGTTGCGCGAACGCATCGAGACCCGTCGCAAGCACTTGCTCCGGGTCCGGGAAAGCCTGATCGAACGGATGGACGTCAAGAAGCAGGCCAAACAGCTGATCGACGATCCGGATTCCGCGCTGAACCAGGCGCGGGAGCGTTGGCTGCCGTGGAGCATTGCCGCGGTTTCCACGGCGACCTTCTTCGTGCTGCTGCGAAAGTTGCTCAAAAGATAG